A single genomic interval of Halobacillus halophilus DSM 2266 harbors:
- a CDS encoding b(o/a)3-type cytochrome-c oxidase subunit 1: MNPGEIAVKDRKVALFNLGFAYSAFLIGTLCGLLQVFIRNDALNLPAWLDYYQILTAHGLLLAIVFTTFFIFAFFQAGMSRTLGAFGPKVRLWNWIGFAVTALGTLLVVVMVVAGQASVLYTFYAPLQAHGLFYVGLALFVIGTWIQGFSLVGHYAVWRRNHKGELSPLFAFMAIATIILWVIACLGVVATVLFQFIPWAFGWTSGINVELSRSLFWYFGHPLVYFWLLPAYMAWYVIVPKIIGGRVFSDSLARLSFVLFILFSIPVGFHHQLTEPGISSFWKFLQTVLTFMVIIPSLITAFSMFATFEIRGRELGGRGLFGWVRKLPWRDVRFTSIFIAMAFFIPGGAGGIINASFQMNEVIHNTLWVVGHFHITVGTPVAMTFFGLTFWLIPNLTGRRFTKSLQKLAFLQIATWSIGMLLMSTAQHLLGLLGAPRRTAYTGYAHDDALAWFDGLLTNHVTMAVGGSILFLSAALLVFIVIQLWWLAPKADEQTYEAFPIAESDSSMTPRFLENWKIWIGIAFLLIALAYTIPLAEIIQHAPPGSGRFQTW, from the coding sequence ATGAATCCCGGAGAGATTGCAGTCAAAGATCGAAAAGTAGCGTTATTCAATTTAGGATTTGCTTACTCAGCCTTTCTTATAGGAACGCTGTGCGGGCTCCTGCAAGTGTTTATCCGAAATGATGCTCTTAATTTGCCAGCCTGGCTGGATTACTATCAGATTCTCACCGCTCACGGCCTTTTACTAGCTATTGTATTTACAACTTTCTTTATTTTTGCCTTTTTTCAGGCAGGCATGAGCCGAACCCTCGGAGCATTTGGCCCAAAGGTCAGGTTGTGGAACTGGATTGGATTCGCTGTGACCGCCTTAGGAACCCTTCTAGTCGTGGTCATGGTAGTAGCGGGGCAAGCGTCCGTACTTTATACATTCTACGCTCCCCTTCAGGCTCATGGGTTGTTTTACGTTGGTCTTGCCTTGTTCGTAATTGGTACATGGATTCAGGGGTTCAGTCTGGTCGGGCATTATGCCGTCTGGAGAAGGAATCATAAAGGGGAACTCAGTCCGCTATTTGCTTTTATGGCGATTGCAACAATTATCCTCTGGGTGATTGCCTGTCTTGGAGTTGTAGCCACCGTTCTGTTTCAATTCATTCCGTGGGCTTTTGGCTGGACGAGTGGGATTAATGTCGAATTAAGTCGTTCCTTATTCTGGTATTTCGGCCATCCACTTGTTTATTTCTGGCTGCTTCCGGCTTATATGGCATGGTATGTCATTGTTCCGAAAATTATTGGAGGAAGAGTATTCAGTGATTCTCTGGCCCGGTTATCCTTTGTACTTTTTATTTTATTCTCTATTCCGGTCGGGTTTCACCATCAGTTAACGGAACCTGGAATCTCCAGCTTCTGGAAATTTTTGCAGACGGTTTTGACGTTTATGGTTATTATCCCATCTTTAATTACAGCCTTCTCCATGTTTGCTACGTTTGAAATAAGAGGCAGGGAGCTTGGCGGCAGAGGTCTCTTTGGGTGGGTTCGCAAGCTTCCGTGGAGAGATGTTCGTTTTACATCCATCTTCATAGCTATGGCCTTTTTTATCCCGGGTGGCGCCGGAGGTATCATCAATGCGAGTTTTCAAATGAACGAAGTTATTCATAATACGCTATGGGTAGTGGGACACTTTCACATAACCGTAGGAACCCCGGTCGCAATGACATTCTTTGGTTTAACCTTCTGGCTTATTCCTAACTTAACGGGCCGGCGGTTTACGAAGTCCCTGCAGAAGTTAGCCTTCCTGCAAATTGCTACCTGGTCCATTGGTATGCTGCTTATGAGTACAGCTCAGCATTTGCTGGGACTACTTGGGGCACCAAGGCGTACAGCTTACACCGGATATGCTCACGATGATGCACTAGCCTGGTTTGATGGCTTACTAACCAACCATGTGACGATGGCTGTCGGTGGTTCCATCTTGTTCTTGTCCGCTGCTTTACTCGTTTTCATTGTAATCCAACTATGGTGGCTTGCTCCAAAAGCAGATGAACAAACCTACGAGGCGTTTCCAATTGCAGAAAGCGATTCTAGTATGACACCGCGTTTCTTGGAAAATTGGAAAATATGGATCGGCATTGCATTTCTATTAATTGCGCTTGCTTATACGATCCCGTTAGCTGAGATTATCCAGCACGCCCCACCAGGATCCGGGCGATTCCAGACGTGGTAA
- a CDS encoding cytochrome c oxidase subunit II codes for MHLHKYEKIWLGFGVIALVVFLSVVGVSAFAQGHAPSSGHMTIDPEKVRETTPFDQPGLHKKEDGTYEVAMIALTFGYEPSKLQVPAGEEVMFTLTSEDVVHSFSIVGTNVNMMAVPGQINHRKHTFKEPGSYLVICNEYCGSGHHFMSTEIEVVEQ; via the coding sequence ATGCATTTACACAAATATGAAAAAATATGGCTGGGATTTGGAGTTATTGCACTTGTCGTTTTTCTATCCGTAGTAGGAGTAAGTGCTTTTGCACAGGGACATGCACCTTCCAGCGGGCATATGACCATTGATCCGGAAAAGGTGCGTGAAACGACTCCGTTTGATCAGCCTGGACTTCATAAAAAAGAGGATGGAACTTATGAAGTCGCTATGATCGCACTTACATTTGGTTATGAACCAAGCAAGCTGCAAGTACCTGCAGGGGAAGAAGTTATGTTTACGTTAACGAGTGAAGATGTTGTTCACAGTTTCTCTATTGTCGGTACGAACGTTAATATGATGGCCGTTCCAGGTCAGATTAATCATCGAAAACATACATTCAAAGAACCGGGATCTTATCTGGTCATTTGTAACGAGTATTGTGGCTCAGGCCACCATTTTATGAGTACAGAAATTGAGGTGGTGGAACAATGA
- a CDS encoding PAS domain-containing sensor histidine kinase, with product MTKHSPFPPALISSKEEGFLVLQENGMVQSFNERAKLLFQISSTEVCVEDLFLHFSVEELIHCEKGVLLQYYAKPMIGNPFPVFLVVHEWMDGTRANYFMTIHNLNERSLLDSESYEPLKELVDIKYALDESSIVAVTDQRGRIRYVNNKFCEISKFGVEELIGNDHRLLNSGHHSKDFFKDLWRTIGTGYVWKGEIKNKAKDGSFYWVDTTIVPFLNDKGKPYQYLAIRNEITERKRVQQELQHMMTRLIHVQEEERKQVSRELHDGIGQELYSLLISMHRIQQEVEHSLLDQMTDEIRNLIQNVRDMSWELRPSALDELGLMPAVRSFLNRLNHSYGLKVHFTSNISCRLSPQIETTIYRIIQEALTNIRKYACVDEASIVLEEAEGGVFASITDQGKGFMNNRAQKGVGLFSMEERARAAGGELEITSELNKGTRIELYIPLGT from the coding sequence ATGACAAAACACAGTCCCTTCCCTCCCGCTCTAATCTCCTCTAAGGAAGAAGGATTTCTCGTTTTACAAGAAAACGGAATGGTACAAAGTTTCAATGAAAGAGCGAAACTTCTTTTCCAGATTTCTTCGACTGAGGTGTGTGTGGAAGATCTGTTTCTTCATTTTTCTGTAGAAGAGCTTATTCACTGTGAAAAGGGAGTATTGCTGCAGTATTACGCAAAGCCTATGATTGGAAATCCGTTTCCTGTCTTTTTAGTCGTTCATGAATGGATGGATGGAACTAGAGCCAATTATTTTATGACCATTCATAACCTGAATGAGAGAAGTCTGCTTGATAGTGAATCCTACGAACCGTTGAAAGAACTCGTGGATATTAAATATGCGCTTGACGAGTCTTCGATTGTTGCTGTTACGGATCAACGTGGAAGAATTCGTTATGTAAATAATAAATTTTGTGAGATATCTAAATTTGGAGTGGAAGAACTGATTGGCAACGATCATAGACTTCTGAATTCAGGACATCATTCTAAAGATTTTTTTAAGGATCTGTGGCGTACGATTGGTACCGGGTATGTGTGGAAGGGAGAAATTAAAAATAAGGCCAAAGATGGAAGCTTCTATTGGGTGGATACGACCATTGTTCCTTTCTTAAATGATAAAGGAAAACCCTACCAATATCTGGCCATCCGTAATGAGATTACGGAGAGGAAAAGGGTTCAGCAGGAGCTGCAGCACATGATGACGCGTCTGATCCACGTGCAGGAAGAAGAAAGAAAGCAGGTATCCAGAGAGCTTCATGATGGAATTGGCCAAGAACTGTATAGCCTGCTTATTAGCATGCATCGTATCCAGCAGGAAGTGGAGCATTCCCTTTTAGACCAGATGACAGATGAAATACGAAATTTAATTCAAAACGTGCGGGACATGTCGTGGGAGCTCCGGCCGTCTGCATTGGATGAACTGGGTTTGATGCCGGCTGTTCGTTCCTTCTTAAATCGTCTTAACCATTCGTATGGATTGAAGGTACACTTTACCTCCAACATTTCCTGTCGTTTATCGCCTCAAATCGAAACAACGATTTACCGCATCATTCAGGAAGCACTAACCAATATAAGAAAATATGCCTGTGTAGATGAAGCCTCTATCGTGTTGGAAGAAGCAGAGGGTGGGGTTTTCGCTTCTATTACTGATCAAGGCAAAGGCTTTATGAATAACCGTGCACAAAAAGGAGTAGGGCTTTTCAGCATGGAGGAAAGGGCACGCGCGGCAGGAGGAGAACTTGAAATAACTTCCGAGCTGAATAAGGGTACGAGAATTGAATTATATATACCACTGGGAACCTGA
- a CDS encoding GAF domain-containing protein, which yields MVTPLEEICNELEEEVEACVIAIAKFDYHSKQIQWKYVSHPLNDKYKRMVISYGSGVAGTVMQTGRTFLCRSRKDLPLVLSKYPIVLAEKLQSFAAIPLQTGHLFDAVLLIGYRNEHDLPSEQQWHPYAARISNYLKQGGLS from the coding sequence GTGGTCACCCCATTAGAAGAAATATGCAACGAACTGGAAGAGGAAGTAGAGGCCTGCGTCATCGCTATCGCAAAGTTTGATTATCATTCAAAGCAAATACAGTGGAAGTATGTGAGTCACCCTTTGAATGATAAATATAAACGCATGGTTATTTCCTATGGTTCGGGTGTGGCGGGAACCGTCATGCAGACAGGAAGAACTTTTCTCTGCCGTTCGAGGAAGGATCTTCCTTTAGTTTTGTCGAAATACCCCATAGTGTTAGCGGAAAAGCTTCAATCCTTTGCTGCTATCCCTCTTCAAACGGGTCATTTATTTGACGCAGTGCTGCTGATCGGCTATCGAAATGAGCATGACTTACCGTCAGAACAGCAATGGCATCCTTATGCCGCTCGCATAAGTAATTATTTGAAGCAAGGAGGTTTATCATGA
- a CDS encoding response regulator produces the protein MISIVIVDDHAVVRSGLMMLLDAVEDFSVIGEASEGNEAYQQVEEKNPGVVLMDLSMPHGKDGLSATSEIKKQFPETQILILTMHDDEEYLFRAIELGASGCILKNAPHEELVKAIRQVAGGDAYLYPSATKRLMEDYMSKLKNGATTDSYRLLSDREREVLALVAKGFANKDIAAQLVISVKTVEAHKARVMEKLQLKTRPELVEYAWKKGLLGYSL, from the coding sequence ATGATTTCGATTGTCATTGTTGACGATCACGCCGTCGTACGCTCAGGGCTTATGATGCTGTTAGACGCTGTCGAAGATTTTAGTGTAATTGGAGAAGCTTCAGAAGGAAACGAAGCTTACCAGCAAGTAGAGGAGAAGAATCCGGGTGTGGTTTTGATGGATCTTTCTATGCCCCATGGAAAGGACGGATTATCAGCTACTTCCGAAATAAAAAAACAATTCCCTGAGACCCAGATTCTGATTCTGACGATGCATGATGATGAAGAATACTTATTCCGTGCCATTGAATTAGGCGCATCCGGGTGTATTTTGAAAAATGCACCGCATGAAGAATTAGTAAAAGCCATCAGGCAAGTAGCCGGGGGAGATGCCTATTTGTATCCATCTGCAACGAAACGATTGATGGAGGATTATATGAGCAAGCTGAAAAACGGCGCTACGACTGACTCTTACCGATTGCTAAGTGATCGAGAGAGAGAAGTACTGGCCTTGGTCGCTAAAGGGTTTGCGAATAAAGACATTGCCGCTCAACTTGTGATCTCTGTGAAAACAGTCGAAGCTCACAAGGCAAGGGTGATGGAGAAACTGCAGCTGAAAACGCGTCCTGAATTAGTGGAATATGCCTGGAAGAAAGGTCTGCTGGGTTATTCATTGTAG
- a CDS encoding sensor histidine kinase — MKNKEGRVKVMNDTTRSPLYVVSHMYESLLYEMSYDLHERYAQLLTSALHRIDSAQDSCKETQVLLSHLIEEMRSRSNEIYPLSFHEYGLAVAFKRYIKEVERRYGIRVEFPTSYKLTEVFSTKDVLAFRALQLTIRMIVEYADTDEVFIEVDRKGIVFRYHSFLDEFPPEQEDLLEVIKKDTTMEMQWQRNKDVVEWRWFKG, encoded by the coding sequence ATGAAGAATAAAGAAGGGAGAGTTAAAGTGATGAATGATACCACTCGTTCCCCATTATATGTAGTCTCTCACATGTACGAATCGCTGCTTTATGAAATGTCCTATGATTTACATGAGCGCTATGCTCAGTTGTTAACTAGCGCGTTACACCGTATTGATTCGGCACAAGATTCTTGTAAAGAAACTCAAGTCCTCCTTTCACATTTGATTGAAGAAATGAGAAGCCGCTCGAATGAAATTTACCCTTTATCTTTTCATGAATATGGACTGGCGGTGGCCTTTAAACGATATATAAAAGAAGTGGAAAGACGCTATGGTATAAGGGTTGAATTCCCCACCTCCTATAAACTCACGGAGGTATTTTCTACAAAGGATGTTCTGGCGTTTCGCGCGCTTCAGCTTACCATACGAATGATTGTGGAGTACGCCGATACTGATGAAGTATTCATTGAAGTCGACCGGAAAGGGATTGTTTTCCGCTATCATTCTTTTTTGGATGAATTCCCCCCTGAACAAGAGGATTTGCTTGAAGTCATAAAGAAAGATACCACGATGGAAATGCAGTGGCAACGCAATAAAGACGTGGTGGAATGGCGCTGGTTTAAAGGCTGA